The Candidatus Microthrix subdominans genome includes a region encoding these proteins:
- a CDS encoding MFS transporter, which yields MTTTAPAVAAGTSPKRAGAVLTALILAAAVANLPLAVANVALPDIGKAFDASQTQLNLVAIAYSLGLAMSVLWLGAVGDRYGRKQMLLIGVVASLPACLAAAWAPSIQVLILARLVGGLAAGMAYPTTLSLITALWTGAGRTKSIALWSALGGAISALGPLVAGVLLTTFWWGSVFLVTLPLIVVSVVKVVMVVPAHVNESDDPVDHLGGILSAVLVGAFILAINFAAVPNAGTLVIGLAVLAVAALIAFVIQERRSKQPLYDLAVAGRRTFWVAACAGIIVFGALMGAMFIGQQFLQNVLGYSTVEAGFAILPAAVAMVLIAPKSAKLVDTKGARFTLLVGYAAILAGFIIMLVLWRDGVSYWPVGLGYALVGAGVGFAGTPASHSLTGSVPVTKAGMASATADLQRDLGGAIMQSLMGVLLTAGYASAATAAIAGSSKASSVTTSVQSQLTKSFSGADAIAQQYPQYSSQIVAAAKQSFVEGQDWAYGVAIIAVALGAVLVWFMFPKAEEEQRMLAEFHQQDEAEASTAAPQPAGHPDG from the coding sequence ATGACGACCACAGCCCCCGCCGTCGCAGCGGGCACCAGCCCGAAGCGGGCCGGCGCGGTGCTCACCGCGCTCATCCTGGCAGCGGCTGTGGCCAACCTGCCGCTGGCCGTCGCCAACGTGGCGCTGCCCGACATCGGCAAGGCCTTCGACGCCTCGCAAACCCAGCTCAACCTGGTCGCCATCGCCTACTCGCTGGGCCTGGCCATGTCGGTGCTCTGGCTCGGAGCGGTGGGCGATCGCTACGGCCGCAAGCAGATGCTGCTCATCGGCGTCGTCGCATCGCTTCCGGCCTGCCTGGCGGCGGCCTGGGCGCCCAGCATTCAGGTGCTCATACTCGCTCGCCTGGTCGGCGGTCTGGCCGCCGGCATGGCCTATCCCACCACGCTGTCGCTGATCACAGCGCTGTGGACGGGCGCCGGGCGCACCAAGTCGATCGCACTGTGGTCGGCGCTCGGTGGGGCCATCTCGGCCCTCGGCCCGTTGGTCGCCGGGGTGCTGTTGACCACGTTCTGGTGGGGCTCGGTGTTCCTGGTGACATTGCCGCTGATCGTCGTCAGCGTGGTCAAGGTCGTCATGGTCGTGCCCGCCCACGTCAACGAATCCGACGATCCGGTCGACCACCTCGGCGGCATCCTCTCAGCGGTCCTCGTCGGCGCGTTCATCCTGGCGATCAACTTCGCCGCCGTGCCCAACGCCGGGACGCTCGTGATCGGCCTGGCCGTCCTCGCCGTCGCCGCGCTGATCGCGTTCGTGATTCAGGAGCGCCGCTCCAAGCAGCCCCTCTACGACCTCGCCGTCGCCGGCCGGCGGACGTTCTGGGTCGCCGCCTGCGCCGGCATCATCGTTTTCGGCGCCCTGATGGGGGCCATGTTCATTGGCCAGCAGTTCCTGCAGAACGTGCTGGGCTACAGCACGGTCGAAGCCGGGTTCGCCATCCTGCCGGCGGCCGTGGCGATGGTTCTGATCGCACCCAAATCGGCCAAACTTGTCGATACGAAGGGTGCGCGCTTCACGCTGCTGGTGGGGTACGCCGCCATCCTGGCCGGCTTCATCATCATGTTGGTGCTGTGGAGGGACGGGGTGTCCTACTGGCCGGTCGGGCTCGGGTATGCCCTGGTCGGTGCGGGTGTGGGCTTCGCCGGGACCCCGGCCTCGCACTCACTCACCGGCTCGGTTCCGGTCACCAAGGCGGGCATGGCCTCGGCCACCGCCGATCTGCAGCGGGACCTCGGTGGGGCCATCATGCAGTCGTTGATGGGCGTGCTGCTCACTGCCGGCTACGCCTCAGCGGCCACCGCGGCGATCGCCGGATCGTCCAAGGCGAGCAGCGTGACCACCAGCGTGCAGAGCCAGCTGACCAAGTCGTTTAGCGGGGCCGATGCGATCGCTCAGCAGTACCCGCAGTACTCCTCACAGATCGTCGCAGCGGCCAAGCAGTCCTTCGTCGAGGGACAGGACTGGGCCTACGGCGTCGCCATCATCGCCGTGGCGCTCGGTGCGGTGCTCGTCTGGTTCATGTTTCCCAAGGCCGAGGAGGAGCAGCGCATGCTGGCCGAGTTCCACCAGCAGGACGAGGCCGAGGCGTCCACCGCCGCCCCTCAGCCCGCCGGCCACCCGGACGGCTGA
- a CDS encoding SPASM domain-containing protein — protein MGISIDGPSELHDRYRVDKRGQATSAKVLRGLELLRAHRVDVNVLCTVNAANQYHPLDVYRYFRDVLGIEHIQFIPIVERDNDTGFQEGDVVTDRSVDPTAWGEFLATIFDEWVGRDVGKVFVQMFDSALASWLDLPSSMCLFRETCGDALALEHNGDLYSCDHFVEPAHLLGNIATTTMVELVASPKQRAFGRAKADTLPAYCRRCEVRFACNGECPKNRFTLSPDGEPGLNYLCAGYRHYFNHIDGPMRTMANLLRAGRYADEVMEVLPGA, from the coding sequence GTGGGGATCAGCATCGACGGGCCCTCGGAGCTGCACGACCGCTACCGGGTCGACAAGCGGGGCCAGGCGACGTCGGCCAAGGTTCTACGCGGACTCGAACTGCTCCGGGCCCACCGGGTGGACGTCAACGTCCTGTGCACCGTGAACGCGGCCAACCAGTACCACCCGCTGGACGTGTACCGCTATTTCCGCGATGTGCTCGGCATCGAGCACATCCAGTTCATCCCGATCGTCGAGCGCGACAACGACACCGGCTTCCAGGAGGGAGACGTCGTCACCGACCGGTCGGTCGACCCGACGGCCTGGGGCGAGTTCCTCGCGACGATCTTCGACGAGTGGGTCGGGCGCGACGTCGGGAAGGTGTTTGTGCAGATGTTCGACTCGGCCTTGGCCTCGTGGCTGGACCTGCCATCGAGCATGTGCCTGTTCCGGGAAACCTGCGGGGACGCCCTGGCGTTGGAACACAACGGCGACCTGTACTCCTGCGATCACTTTGTGGAACCGGCCCACCTGCTCGGCAACATCGCGACCACCACGATGGTGGAGCTGGTCGCGTCCCCGAAGCAACGGGCCTTCGGGCGGGCCAAAGCCGACACGCTGCCCGCCTACTGCCGCCGGTGCGAGGTGCGCTTCGCCTGCAATGGCGAATGTCCGAAGAACCGCTTCACCCTCTCCCCCGACGGCGAGCCCGGCCTGAACTATCTGTGCGCCGGCTACCGGCACTACTTCAACCACATCGACGGGCCGATGCGCACGATGGCAAACCTGCTGCGCGCCGGTCGCTACGCCGACGAGGTGATGGAGGTACTGCCGGGGGCCTGA
- a CDS encoding prephenate dehydrogenase/arogenate dehydrogenase family protein: MVRPSPTPAEMPGRLVIFGAAQGMGRWLAEQVFAAAPFELVLVDVSHHVFEHPGDRPWGRPPLRLKVAYEAGRPVFTDGDGAAAQSPLDPPGSGRLALCLAVPADAVDTIASVVLPQLEPGSIVFDVTSSKNQPLAALRAQRDDLAVFGTHPLFGPRVAGPAGQSAVVCPDPDDVAAHRWLSDLFTEAGITVQEVSAAEHDRAMSWVQALTHQVLIVFAGLVSRSEPGMDELWRFRTPVFEALAGLAGRVLTPSQDATIAAIQSGVDGAGRADDLAEAVDALRQALASGDPADTAGFIAWAREGLRAVDLTRLQATAEDAVAAVQALRSDLAAARADGHVVGLTPREGSDRRPHIGTVVSVDSTEVRLLDVVLGPDDRAVLVTDAAGQRRAAKLGIGGKPRPVALALSGHRLLADAELERWLAGHLATLERDVRVLVPPSLNGDELGRMLAALVPGLSGAVPVADRWFRGDRELILRLSIRADGDPAHVRDAVIAQVEALVTPPAPIGTEVIAYLGPPGTFTEQAARALGAEAVGDGAALVAAPSVGEALDRLSDHQADWAVIPVTNTLSGGVRPALEALAARSAELAVAGSHQVAVNFTAWVHPDDLTVAGFEGVVSHEQALAQCGTYLATLGVPTRSVDSTAEACRVVADRDAPGWVALAGPTTGARYGLVPLAEQVADSTDSVTTFVLVRRMAPGVGRSDDRVVEVNLRDPSIRLPKLSPHEPPAPLVATS, translated from the coding sequence ATGGTGCGGCCCTCCCCCACCCCGGCCGAGATGCCGGGTCGACTGGTGATCTTTGGTGCGGCCCAGGGCATGGGGCGCTGGCTGGCCGAGCAGGTGTTTGCCGCGGCGCCGTTCGAGCTGGTGCTCGTCGACGTATCGCATCACGTCTTTGAGCATCCCGGCGATCGGCCGTGGGGTCGGCCGCCACTGCGGCTGAAGGTCGCCTACGAGGCAGGCCGCCCGGTGTTCACCGACGGCGACGGCGCCGCAGCGCAGTCGCCCCTCGATCCGCCCGGCTCGGGCCGACTGGCGCTGTGCCTGGCCGTACCGGCCGATGCGGTCGACACTATTGCGTCGGTCGTGCTGCCGCAGCTGGAGCCGGGCAGCATCGTGTTTGATGTGACGTCGTCGAAAAACCAGCCGCTCGCTGCGCTGCGGGCGCAGCGGGACGACCTGGCCGTCTTCGGTACCCACCCGCTGTTTGGCCCCCGCGTGGCGGGACCGGCCGGGCAGAGCGCCGTCGTATGTCCCGACCCCGACGACGTCGCTGCACACCGCTGGCTGAGCGACCTGTTCACCGAGGCCGGTATCACCGTGCAGGAGGTGTCGGCCGCCGAGCACGACCGGGCGATGAGCTGGGTGCAGGCGCTGACCCACCAGGTGCTGATCGTGTTCGCCGGGCTGGTGAGCCGCTCCGAGCCGGGCATGGACGAGCTGTGGCGCTTTCGTACCCCGGTCTTCGAGGCGCTGGCCGGCCTGGCCGGCCGCGTGCTGACGCCCAGCCAGGATGCGACAATCGCCGCCATCCAGTCCGGGGTCGACGGAGCGGGTCGGGCCGACGACCTGGCCGAGGCGGTCGACGCGCTTCGTCAGGCGCTGGCCAGCGGCGACCCGGCCGACACCGCCGGGTTCATCGCCTGGGCGCGCGAGGGGCTGCGCGCCGTCGACCTCACCCGGCTTCAGGCGACCGCCGAGGACGCGGTTGCGGCGGTTCAGGCACTGCGCTCCGATCTGGCCGCCGCACGGGCCGACGGCCACGTCGTGGGCCTGACCCCGAGGGAAGGCTCCGATCGGCGCCCCCACATCGGAACGGTGGTGTCGGTGGACAGCACCGAGGTGCGGCTGCTCGACGTGGTGCTCGGCCCCGACGACCGGGCGGTCCTGGTGACCGATGCCGCCGGCCAGCGACGGGCGGCCAAGTTGGGGATCGGCGGCAAACCTCGCCCGGTTGCCCTCGCCCTCTCCGGCCACCGTCTGCTGGCCGACGCCGAGCTGGAGCGGTGGCTTGCCGGTCACCTGGCCACGCTGGAACGCGATGTGCGGGTGCTGGTGCCGCCGTCGCTCAACGGCGACGAACTGGGCCGCATGCTGGCGGCGCTCGTGCCCGGACTGAGCGGGGCGGTGCCGGTGGCCGACCGCTGGTTTCGGGGCGACCGCGAGCTGATCCTGCGCCTGAGCATCCGCGCCGATGGCGATCCGGCACACGTTCGAGACGCGGTGATCGCCCAGGTCGAGGCGCTGGTCACCCCGCCGGCGCCGATCGGCACCGAGGTGATTGCCTACCTGGGTCCGCCGGGCACGTTCACCGAGCAGGCCGCCCGGGCACTGGGCGCCGAAGCGGTCGGCGACGGCGCAGCGCTGGTGGCTGCGCCGTCGGTGGGCGAGGCGCTCGACCGCCTCTCCGACCATCAGGCGGACTGGGCGGTCATCCCGGTGACCAACACGCTGTCCGGTGGTGTCCGGCCCGCCCTCGAGGCGCTGGCCGCGCGCAGCGCCGAGTTGGCGGTGGCCGGCAGCCACCAGGTGGCGGTCAACTTCACCGCCTGGGTGCATCCCGACGACCTGACGGTGGCCGGATTTGAGGGGGTCGTCAGCCACGAGCAGGCGCTGGCCCAGTGCGGCACGTACCTGGCAACGCTGGGCGTCCCCACCCGATCGGTCGATTCCACCGCCGAGGCCTGCCGGGTCGTCGCAGACCGTGACGCACCGGGATGGGTGGCGCTGGCCGGGCCCACCACCGGGGCTCGGTACGGGCTGGTCCCGTTGGCCGAACAGGTGGCCGACAGCACCGACAGCGTCACCACGTTCGTGCTGGTTCGGAGGATGGCACCGGGTGTCGGGCGCAGCGATGACCGAGTCGTCGAGGTCAACTTGCGTGATCCGTCGATCCGGCTGCCGAAGCTGTCGCCGCATGAACCCCCGGCACCTCTGGTGGCGACGAGTTAG
- the npdG gene encoding NADPH-dependent F420 reductase: protein MKIGVLGATGPAGSGLAVRLSSLGYEVWIGSRSKYRAMEVVDGLTDKWPDKDLNLHAGDNQDAARADVVVVATPWDAAAATVMPLADLLAGKVVISMANALAKVAHEFQPLVPPRGSVAASIQAAIPQSLVSAAMHHVPAKELGDLANPVESDVLVCSDHDEATNTTLEIVNAIPDLRGLDAGELSNAAPIEAFAAVLLQLNVKYRTRAAVRFTGIDPKNRRTKSPGRTAQAAAKPAASKAPAAKDTAAPAKA from the coding sequence ATGAAGATCGGTGTACTTGGAGCAACTGGACCGGCCGGAAGCGGGCTGGCGGTGCGACTGTCGTCGCTTGGATACGAGGTGTGGATCGGTTCCCGGTCCAAGTACCGGGCGATGGAGGTGGTCGACGGTCTCACCGACAAGTGGCCGGACAAGGACCTCAACCTGCATGCGGGCGACAACCAGGACGCCGCCCGTGCCGACGTCGTCGTCGTGGCCACGCCCTGGGACGCTGCGGCCGCCACCGTGATGCCACTGGCCGACCTGCTGGCCGGCAAGGTCGTCATCTCGATGGCCAACGCCCTGGCCAAGGTGGCCCACGAATTCCAGCCCCTCGTGCCGCCCCGCGGCTCGGTGGCGGCGTCGATCCAGGCCGCCATTCCCCAGTCGCTCGTGTCGGCGGCCATGCACCACGTGCCCGCCAAGGAACTCGGCGACCTGGCCAACCCGGTCGAGTCCGACGTGCTGGTGTGCTCCGACCACGACGAGGCCACCAACACGACGCTCGAGATCGTCAACGCCATCCCCGACCTGCGTGGCCTGGATGCCGGCGAGCTGTCCAACGCCGCCCCGATCGAGGCCTTTGCTGCGGTGCTGTTGCAGCTCAACGTGAAGTACCGCACCCGCGCCGCCGTGCGCTTCACCGGGATCGATCCCAAGAACCGGCGCACCAAGTCCCCAGGCCGCACCGCGCAGGCCGCCGCCAAGCCTGCCGCTTCCAAGGCACCCGCCGCCAAGGACACAGCCGCGCCCGCCAAGGCGTAA
- a CDS encoding DUF2254 domain-containing protein: MGTGIALVAFDHASPLESSLDLSAASAGAALAALGGGMITFTGFVMSVVLLVVQFGSSEFSPRFLRWFRDDPVMKHSLGTFIATFVFALTSTALSGRGADHIVPNRALIGATVLTAASIAWFLALISRTSDNLRVATSSSASTARRAGCSTTSIR, encoded by the coding sequence TTGGGCACCGGCATCGCGCTTGTGGCCTTCGACCACGCCAGCCCGCTTGAATCGTCGCTCGACCTGAGCGCGGCCAGCGCGGGTGCGGCGCTCGCCGCGCTCGGTGGCGGCATGATCACCTTCACCGGGTTTGTCATGTCGGTGGTGCTCCTCGTCGTCCAGTTCGGCAGTAGCGAGTTCTCGCCCCGTTTTCTCCGCTGGTTTCGCGACGACCCGGTCATGAAGCACAGCCTGGGCACCTTCATCGCCACCTTCGTGTTCGCGCTGACGTCTACGGCGCTCAGCGGTCGCGGCGCCGACCACATCGTGCCGAACCGTGCGCTGATCGGAGCGACCGTGCTGACCGCCGCCAGCATCGCCTGGTTTCTGGCACTGATTTCCCGAACGTCGGACAACCTCCGGGTTGCCACGTCATCCAGCGCATCGACAGCCAGGCGCGCCGGGTGTTCGACGACGTCTATCCGGTGA
- a CDS encoding DUF1269 domain-containing protein, with amino-acid sequence MGERPPAAGVILVDHDDHGEVRVTHTADHLGRRGMTWGGSVGVLVGLLSPPLLASVVVGGAVGGVVGKFTRTKVDSGLEEALADKLPSDGAMIIAIVDEEDRLEADVEIPEGGAEGVLVANADFIGGFSLWLDGDGLLNHSSSFLGVGHLPAGVRPAGPHRPHDAEDALRVRRTQARGRREGHPVGRRDQDRVGCDGADDLAPMSVDDARALHEHGHHHSIGQSVAG; translated from the coding sequence GTGGGTGAACGCCCCCCCGCCGCCGGGGTCATCCTCGTCGACCACGATGATCACGGCGAGGTGAGGGTCACCCACACCGCCGACCACCTCGGCCGACGTGGCATGACGTGGGGCGGCAGCGTGGGCGTGCTCGTCGGGTTGCTGTCCCCGCCGCTGTTGGCCTCGGTCGTGGTCGGCGGCGCCGTCGGTGGTGTGGTCGGCAAGTTCACCCGCACGAAGGTGGACAGCGGGCTCGAGGAGGCACTGGCGGACAAGTTGCCGAGCGACGGCGCCATGATCATCGCCATCGTCGATGAGGAGGACCGGCTCGAGGCCGACGTCGAGATCCCCGAAGGTGGCGCCGAGGGTGTGCTGGTGGCCAACGCCGACTTCATCGGTGGCTTCTCGCTGTGGTTGGACGGCGATGGCCTGCTCAACCACTCCTCTTCGTTCCTCGGGGTCGGACACCTACCAGCAGGTGTCCGACCGGCCGGTCCCCACCGGCCGCACGACGCTGAAGATGCTCTTCGAGTCCGACGAACCCAAGCCCGGGGCCGGCGGGAAGGTCACCCTGTGGGCCGGCGAGACCAAGATCGGGTCGGGTGCGATGGAGCAGACGACCTCGCTCCGATGTCCGTCGACGATGCCAGGGCGCTGCACGAACACGGCCATCACCACTCGATCGGCCAGAGCGTCGCCGGTTAG
- a CDS encoding ATP-binding cassette domain-containing protein: protein MSQPLLSVGGLSVWRGERHLLSDVTWAVLSGERWVVLGANGSGKTTLVRVATWWDRPSAGELTLLGHRLGRADVRSVRTEVGFVSVAFADKIRPGVTAHDVVVSARHGALETWWHHYTATDHERAGAALGEMGMAGFGERAFGSLSSGERQRVLLARALMADAPLIVLDEPSAGLDLGGREDLLGRLDRLGSNPEGPAQVLITHHPEEIPPSFTHVLLIRNGMVGDAGPIDEVLTAESLSDTFGLPLNLERRDGRFTAWAAT from the coding sequence GTGTCCCAGCCGCTGCTGTCGGTGGGCGGCCTGAGCGTGTGGCGGGGCGAGCGCCACCTGCTGTCCGATGTCACCTGGGCGGTGTTGTCCGGCGAGCGCTGGGTGGTGCTGGGCGCCAACGGCTCGGGCAAGACCACCCTGGTGCGGGTGGCCACCTGGTGGGACCGACCGTCCGCCGGCGAGCTGACCCTGCTCGGCCATCGGCTTGGCCGGGCCGACGTGCGCTCGGTGCGCACCGAGGTCGGGTTCGTCAGCGTGGCCTTCGCCGACAAGATCCGTCCCGGCGTCACCGCCCACGACGTGGTGGTCTCGGCGCGCCACGGCGCGTTGGAGACGTGGTGGCACCACTACACCGCCACCGATCACGAGCGGGCCGGAGCAGCGCTGGGCGAGATGGGCATGGCCGGCTTCGGCGAGCGCGCCTTCGGATCGTTGAGCTCGGGCGAGCGCCAGCGGGTGCTGCTCGCCCGAGCCCTGATGGCCGACGCGCCACTGATCGTCCTCGACGAGCCGTCGGCCGGGCTCGACCTGGGCGGCCGGGAGGATCTGCTCGGCCGGCTCGACCGCCTTGGCTCCAACCCGGAGGGCCCGGCTCAGGTGCTGATCACCCACCACCCCGAGGAGATCCCGCCCAGCTTCACCCATGTGTTGTTGATTCGCAACGGAATGGTGGGCGATGCCGGCCCGATCGACGAGGTGCTAACCGCCGAGTCGCTCAGCGACACCTTCGGCCTGCCGCTCAACCTTGAGCGGCGCGACGGCCGATTTACCGCCTGGGCGGCGACCTAG
- a CDS encoding DUF2254 domain-containing protein, whose product MFDDVYPVSSTEVATAQQAASSVDPSSAVQQVRNPDVGGVLVAVDRDELLRIAQRHDALIELCAAVGDHIAAGGLVLRVYGDQALPMRPLKGALMFGDERTLEDDPAFTLRLLVDVAIKALSPAVNDPTTAVQCLHRIADVLRYAAAKHLSTGVVTDPHGAVRVLVPTPTWDDLVALALDEIRAFGAGQYQVARRVRALLDDLIVDLPAKRHPALVRQRELLEDAVERSFPAEQRPDALASDRQGLGMTIHSAEGSQAPGSTSITSSA is encoded by the coding sequence GTGTTCGACGACGTCTATCCGGTGAGCAGCACCGAAGTGGCGACGGCCCAGCAAGCGGCGTCGAGCGTCGATCCCAGCTCGGCCGTGCAGCAGGTGCGAAATCCAGACGTGGGCGGCGTGCTGGTGGCCGTCGATCGCGACGAGCTGTTGCGGATCGCTCAGCGCCACGACGCGCTGATCGAGCTGTGTGCGGCGGTGGGCGACCACATCGCCGCCGGTGGCCTGGTGCTCCGGGTGTACGGCGACCAAGCCCTGCCGATGCGACCGCTCAAAGGTGCCCTGATGTTCGGCGACGAGCGGACGCTCGAGGATGATCCGGCGTTCACGTTGCGGCTCCTCGTCGACGTCGCCATCAAGGCGCTGTCACCGGCGGTGAACGACCCGACCACGGCCGTCCAGTGCCTCCATCGCATTGCGGACGTGCTGCGCTACGCCGCCGCCAAGCACTTGTCGACCGGCGTCGTGACCGATCCCCACGGAGCGGTGCGCGTGCTCGTTCCGACCCCCACCTGGGACGATCTTGTCGCGCTGGCCCTCGACGAGATCAGGGCGTTCGGCGCCGGTCAGTATCAGGTCGCAAGACGGGTCCGCGCTCTGCTGGACGACCTGATCGTCGACCTGCCCGCCAAACGCCACCCTGCGTTGGTGAGGCAACGGGAGTTGCTCGAGGACGCGGTCGAGCGATCGTTCCCTGCTGAGCAGCGCCCCGATGCGCTCGCATCGGACCGGCAGGGACTCGGGATGACGATCCACTCCGCCGAGGGCAGTCAGGCCCCCGGCAGTACCTCCATCACCTCGTCGGCGTAG
- a CDS encoding type II toxin-antitoxin system PemK/MazF family toxin: MTVVGHGQIWWADLERDKVRPVLILTRGWVAPRLSRVLVAPITTRVRGIHCEVLLGQGDGVDDGSAANLDNVQLVDRRELLGLAGRIRPERWGEVCAAMAHVIACER; this comes from the coding sequence GTGACCGTCGTCGGCCACGGTCAGATCTGGTGGGCCGATCTCGAGCGGGACAAGGTGCGACCCGTTCTGATCCTCACACGAGGCTGGGTTGCGCCACGATTGTCCAGAGTGCTGGTGGCTCCGATTACCACTCGTGTTCGAGGGATTCACTGCGAGGTGCTGCTCGGGCAAGGCGACGGCGTCGATGACGGCAGCGCGGCCAACCTTGACAACGTGCAACTCGTCGATCGTCGAGAGCTCCTCGGCCTCGCCGGCCGCATTCGTCCGGAGCGATGGGGCGAGGTGTGTGCCGCCATGGCCCATGTGATCGCCTGCGAAAGATGA